The proteins below come from a single Streptomyces sp. B3I8 genomic window:
- a CDS encoding HAMP domain-containing protein — translation MESGAATRSTKTRAKGGQSLGGGRSRGGTTEVDTAALHRLLGALEAMRDGNFRRRLTVTGDDVMAEISAVFNEVADRNLHLTGELARVRRVVGREGKLTERLETGACEGSWAVAIDNSNALVDDLVRPVSEVGRVLTAVAEGDLSPRMDLRTPAPESGGNGAPLRGEFLKVGRTVNNLVDQLSTFTDEVTRVASEVGTEGKLGGQARVRGMSGSWKDLTDSVNTMAYRLTAQVRDIALVTTAVAKGDLSRKVTVHVAGEMLELKETVNTMVDQLSSFSSEVTRVAREVGVEGELGVQAQVPGVAGVWKDLTDSVNLMAGNLTAQVRGIAEVTTAVANGDLSRKVTVSARGEVAQLADTINQMTLTLRTFADEVTRVANEVGAGGQLGGQANVPGAAGTWKDLTDSVNTVFRNLTTQVRDIAAVTTAVANGDLSQKVTVDVAGEMLELKNTVNGMVDQLSSFGAEVTRVAREVGVEGKLGGQAQVPGVAGTWKDLTDSVNTAFRNLTGQVRNIATVTTAVANGDLSQKVTVDVAGEMLELKNTVNTMVDQLSSFADQVTRMARDVGTEGRLGGQARVDGVSGTWKELTDSVNFMAGNLTSQVRQIAQVTTAVARGDLSQKIDVDARGEILELKNTINTMVDQLSAFADQVTRVAREVGTEGRLGGQAQVPGVAGVWRDLTDSVNGMAGNLTAQVRNIAQVATAVARGDLSQKIDVDARGEILELKNTLNTMVDQLSNFAEQVTRVAREVGTEGILGGQAEVQGVSGTWKDLTQSVNFMANNLTIQVRNIAEVTTAVAKGDLSKKITVDAKGEILELVTTVNTMVDQLSSFAEQVTRVAREVGTEGILGGQAHVPGVTGIWKDLSDNVNLMANNLTVQVRNISQVAAAVANGDLTRTVKIEARGEVAQLADTFNTMVKTLSSFADQVTKVAREVGTDGILGGQARVPGVAGTWKDLTESVNQMASNLTGQVRNIAMVTTAIAKGDLTKKIDIDARGEILELKTTINTMVDQLSSFADEVTRVAREVGTEGQLGAQARVRDVDGTWRDLTESVNEMAGNLTRQVRAIARVATAVTRGDLNLKIDVDASGEIQELQDYINKMIANLRDTTIANKEQDWLKGNLARISALMQGRRDLEDVASLIMSELPPLVAAQHGAFFLGMPLVDGRDARDARDIRDARELEAGTGDAYELRMLGSYGYSMGSMPTSFRPGEALIGTAALEKRTILVENAPSGYLKISSGLGDAPPVQVIVLPVLFEGTVLGVIELASFTKFTEIQRDFLNQIAEMIATSVNTISVNTKTEVLLKQSQELTEQLRERSEELEQRQKALQASNAELEEKAELLAQQNRDIEVKNTEIEEARQVLEERAEQLAVSMRYKSEFLANMSHELRTPLNSLLILAKLLADNAEGNLSPKQVEFAETIHGAGSDLLQLINDILDLSKVEAGKMDVSPTRIALVQLVDYVEATFRPLTAEKGLDFSVRVSPELPATLHTDEQRLLQVLRNLLSNAVKFTDSGAVELVIRPAGQDVPQAIREQLLEAGSLADPEADMIAFSVTDTGIGIAASKMRVIFEAFKQADGTTSRKYGGTGLGLSISREIARLLGGEIHAQSEPGRGSTFTLYLPLHPSELPPQGYAQLAPTMEPGELLASEAELAGNAGAAGAPVEPRRRQEPHNGTAALFRRRRAAAREASSAAQGQALERGAQGAGSASDEADQVSRPSSAVRFDGEKVLIVDDDIRNVFALTSVLEQHGLSVLYAENGREGIEVLEQHDDVAVVLMDIMMPEMDGYATTTAIRRMPQFAGLPIVALTAKAMKGDREKAIESGASDYVTKPVDPDHLLSVMNQWMREQ, via the coding sequence GTGGAGTCTGGCGCAGCGACGCGGAGTACGAAGACGCGCGCGAAAGGCGGACAGTCCCTGGGTGGCGGGCGCTCGCGCGGTGGGACCACCGAGGTGGACACGGCGGCCCTGCACCGGCTGCTGGGCGCGCTGGAGGCCATGCGGGACGGGAACTTCCGTCGGCGGCTGACTGTCACGGGCGACGACGTGATGGCGGAGATCTCCGCCGTCTTCAACGAGGTCGCGGACCGCAATCTGCACCTGACCGGTGAGCTGGCGCGGGTCCGGCGGGTCGTGGGGCGCGAGGGCAAGCTCACGGAGCGGCTGGAGACGGGCGCCTGCGAGGGCTCGTGGGCGGTCGCGATCGACAACTCCAACGCTCTCGTCGACGACCTGGTACGGCCCGTCTCCGAGGTCGGCCGGGTGCTCACCGCCGTCGCGGAGGGCGATCTGTCGCCCCGGATGGACCTGCGGACGCCGGCGCCGGAGAGCGGCGGGAACGGTGCGCCGCTGCGGGGCGAGTTCCTCAAGGTGGGGCGGACCGTCAACAACCTGGTCGACCAGTTGTCGACGTTCACCGACGAGGTCACGCGTGTGGCCAGCGAGGTCGGCACGGAGGGCAAGCTGGGCGGGCAGGCCAGGGTGCGCGGGATGTCGGGTTCGTGGAAGGACCTCACGGACTCCGTCAACACGATGGCGTACCGGCTGACCGCTCAGGTGCGGGACATCGCGCTGGTGACGACGGCGGTCGCCAAGGGCGATCTGTCGCGGAAGGTCACCGTGCACGTGGCCGGCGAGATGCTGGAGCTGAAGGAGACCGTCAACACGATGGTCGACCAGCTCTCCTCGTTCTCCTCCGAGGTGACGCGGGTCGCGCGTGAGGTCGGTGTCGAGGGTGAGCTCGGCGTGCAGGCGCAGGTGCCGGGTGTGGCGGGGGTGTGGAAGGACCTCACCGATTCGGTGAACCTGATGGCCGGCAACCTCACGGCCCAGGTGCGGGGGATCGCGGAGGTGACCACGGCGGTCGCCAATGGTGACCTGTCGCGGAAGGTGACGGTGAGCGCGCGCGGTGAGGTGGCGCAGCTGGCCGACACGATCAACCAGATGACGCTGACGCTGCGGACCTTCGCGGACGAGGTCACGCGCGTCGCCAACGAGGTGGGTGCCGGGGGACAGCTGGGCGGCCAGGCGAACGTGCCGGGTGCGGCAGGGACCTGGAAGGACCTGACGGACTCCGTCAACACGGTGTTCCGGAACCTGACGACGCAGGTCCGCGACATCGCCGCGGTGACGACGGCGGTGGCCAACGGTGATCTGTCGCAGAAGGTCACGGTGGACGTGGCCGGCGAGATGCTGGAGCTGAAGAACACCGTCAACGGCATGGTGGACCAGCTCTCCTCGTTCGGTGCCGAGGTGACGCGGGTCGCGCGCGAGGTCGGTGTCGAGGGCAAGCTGGGCGGTCAGGCGCAGGTGCCGGGTGTGGCCGGGACGTGGAAGGACCTGACGGACTCCGTCAACACGGCGTTCCGCAACCTCACCGGACAGGTGAGGAACATCGCCACCGTGACGACGGCGGTGGCCAACGGTGATCTGTCGCAGAAGGTCACGGTGGACGTGGCCGGCGAGATGCTGGAGCTGAAGAACACCGTCAACACGATGGTGGACCAGTTGTCCTCGTTCGCCGACCAGGTGACGCGGATGGCCCGGGACGTGGGCACCGAGGGGCGCCTCGGCGGTCAGGCGCGCGTGGACGGGGTGTCGGGCACCTGGAAGGAGCTGACGGACTCCGTCAACTTCATGGCGGGGAACCTGACCTCCCAGGTGCGGCAGATCGCCCAGGTGACGACGGCGGTGGCGCGTGGTGATCTGTCGCAGAAGATCGACGTGGACGCGCGCGGGGAGATCCTGGAGCTGAAGAACACCATCAACACGATGGTCGATCAGCTCTCGGCCTTCGCCGACCAGGTGACCCGGGTGGCCCGTGAGGTGGGCACCGAGGGCCGTCTCGGCGGTCAGGCGCAGGTGCCCGGCGTGGCGGGCGTGTGGCGGGACCTGACCGACTCGGTGAACGGCATGGCCGGCAACCTCACCGCGCAGGTGCGCAACATCGCCCAGGTCGCCACGGCGGTGGCGCGCGGTGATCTGTCGCAGAAGATCGACGTGGACGCGCGCGGGGAGATCCTCGAGCTCAAGAACACGCTGAACACGATGGTCGACCAGCTCTCCAACTTCGCCGAGCAGGTGACCCGGGTGGCCCGTGAGGTGGGCACCGAGGGCATCCTGGGCGGGCAGGCGGAGGTGCAGGGGGTCTCCGGCACCTGGAAGGACCTCACTCAGTCCGTCAACTTCATGGCGAACAACCTCACCATTCAGGTGAGGAACATCGCCGAGGTGACGACGGCGGTCGCCAAGGGCGATCTGTCGAAGAAGATCACCGTCGACGCCAAGGGCGAGATCCTGGAGCTCGTCACCACCGTCAACACGATGGTCGACCAGCTGTCGTCGTTCGCCGAGCAGGTGACCCGGGTGGCGCGCGAGGTGGGCACCGAGGGCATCCTCGGCGGCCAGGCCCATGTGCCCGGGGTCACCGGCATCTGGAAGGACCTCAGCGACAACGTCAACCTGATGGCCAACAACCTGACCGTGCAGGTGCGCAACATCAGCCAGGTGGCGGCGGCCGTGGCCAACGGCGATCTGACCCGTACGGTGAAGATCGAGGCGCGCGGTGAGGTCGCCCAGCTCGCGGACACCTTCAACACGATGGTGAAGACACTGAGTTCGTTCGCCGACCAGGTCACCAAGGTGGCCCGCGAGGTGGGTACGGACGGCATCCTGGGCGGCCAGGCGCGGGTGCCGGGCGTGGCGGGCACCTGGAAGGACCTCACCGAGTCGGTGAACCAGATGGCGTCCAACCTGACCGGTCAGGTGCGCAACATCGCCATGGTCACCACCGCCATCGCCAAGGGCGACCTCACGAAGAAGATCGACATCGATGCCCGCGGGGAGATCCTCGAGCTGAAGACGACCATCAACACGATGGTCGACCAGCTCTCCTCGTTCGCCGACGAGGTCACCAGGGTGGCCCGCGAGGTGGGCACCGAGGGGCAGCTCGGCGCCCAGGCCCGCGTGCGGGACGTCGACGGCACCTGGCGGGACCTGACCGAGTCGGTGAACGAGATGGCCGGGAACCTGACCCGGCAGGTGCGCGCCATCGCCCGCGTGGCCACCGCGGTGACCCGGGGCGACCTCAACCTGAAGATCGACGTGGACGCCTCCGGCGAGATCCAGGAACTTCAGGACTACATCAACAAGATGATCGCCAATCTGCGCGACACCACGATCGCCAACAAGGAGCAGGACTGGCTCAAGGGCAACCTGGCGCGGATCTCCGCCCTCATGCAGGGCCGCCGCGATCTGGAGGACGTCGCCTCGCTCATCATGAGTGAACTGCCGCCCCTGGTGGCCGCGCAGCACGGCGCGTTCTTCCTGGGCATGCCGCTGGTCGACGGCCGGGACGCCCGGGACGCACGCGACATCAGGGACGCCAGGGAACTCGAGGCCGGCACCGGTGACGCCTACGAGCTGCGGATGCTCGGCTCGTACGGGTACTCGATGGGCTCCATGCCGACGTCGTTCCGCCCCGGTGAGGCGCTCATCGGGACCGCCGCCCTGGAGAAGCGCACGATCCTCGTGGAGAACGCGCCCAGCGGCTACCTGAAGATCTCCTCCGGGCTCGGCGACGCCCCGCCCGTGCAGGTCATCGTGCTGCCGGTGCTGTTCGAGGGGACGGTGCTCGGGGTGATCGAGCTGGCGTCCTTCACCAAATTCACCGAGATCCAGCGCGACTTCCTCAACCAGATCGCCGAGATGATCGCGACCAGCGTCAACACCATCTCCGTCAACACCAAGACGGAGGTGCTGCTGAAGCAGTCGCAGGAGCTGACCGAGCAACTGCGCGAGCGGTCGGAGGAGCTGGAGCAGCGGCAGAAGGCGCTGCAGGCGTCCAACGCCGAACTGGAGGAGAAGGCCGAGCTGCTCGCCCAGCAGAACCGCGACATCGAGGTGAAGAACACCGAGATCGAGGAGGCCCGGCAGGTGCTGGAGGAGCGCGCCGAGCAGCTCGCGGTCTCCATGCGCTACAAGAGCGAGTTCCTGGCGAACATGTCGCACGAGCTGCGCACGCCGCTCAACTCGCTGCTCATCCTGGCCAAGCTGCTCGCCGACAACGCCGAGGGCAACCTCTCGCCGAAGCAGGTGGAGTTCGCCGAGACCATCCACGGCGCCGGTTCGGACCTGCTGCAGCTGATCAACGACATCCTGGACCTGTCGAAGGTCGAGGCGGGCAAGATGGACGTCTCCCCGACGCGCATCGCGCTCGTCCAGCTCGTCGACTACGTGGAGGCCACCTTCCGGCCGCTGACCGCGGAGAAGGGCCTGGACTTCTCCGTACGGGTGTCGCCCGAGCTGCCCGCCACGCTGCACACCGACGAGCAGCGGCTGCTGCAGGTGCTGCGCAACCTGCTGTCGAACGCGGTGAAGTTCACCGACTCCGGGGCGGTCGAGCTGGTGATCCGCCCGGCCGGTCAGGATGTGCCCCAGGCGATCCGGGAGCAGTTGCTGGAGGCCGGTTCGCTGGCCGACCCGGAGGCCGACATGATCGCGTTCTCCGTCACCGACACCGGCATCGGGATCGCGGCCAGCAAGATGCGCGTCATCTTCGAGGCGTTCAAGCAGGCCGACGGCACGACCAGCCGCAAGTACGGCGGCACGGGGCTCGGGCTGTCCATCTCCCGGGAGATCGCCCGGCTGCTCGGCGGCGAGATCCACGCACAGAGCGAACCGGGGCGCGGCTCGACGTTCACGCTGTACCTGCCGCTGCACCCGAGTGAACTGCCGCCCCAGGGATACGCGCAGCTCGCACCCACCATGGAACCCGGCGAGCTGCTCGCCTCCGAGGCGGAACTGGCGGGGAACGCGGGCGCCGCCGGGGCGCCGGTCGAGCCGAGGCGGCGTCAGGAGCCGCACAACGGGACCGCGGCCCTGTTCCGGCGCCGTCGTGCGGCGGCGCGGGAGGCATCGTCCGCGGCGCAGGGGCAGGCCCTGGAACGGGGCGCCCAGGGGGCCGGCAGCGCGAGCGACGAGGCGGACCAGGTGTCGCGGCCGAGTTCGGCCGTGCGGTTCGACGGGGAGAAGGTGCTGATCGTCGACGACGACATCCGTAACGTCTTCGCGCTCACCAGCGTCCTGGAACAGCACGGGCTGTCGGTGCTGTACGCCGAGAACGGCCGGGAGGGCATCGAGGTCCTGGAGCAGCACGACGACGTCGCGGTCGTCCTGATGGACATCATGATGCCCGAGATGGACGGCTACGCGACGACCACGGCGATCCGCCGCATGCCGCAGTTCGCCGGGCTGCCGATCGTCGCGCTCACCGCGAAGGCGATGAAGGGCGACCGGGAGAAGGCCATCGAGTCGGGCGCCTCGGACTATGTCACCAAGCCCGTCGACCCCGATCATCTGCTGTCCGTGATGAACCAGTGGATGCGGGAGCAGTGA
- a CDS encoding two-component system response regulator, producing the protein MVQKAKILLVDDRPENLLALEAILSALDQTLVRASSGEEALKALLTDDFAVILLDVQMPGMDGFETAAHIKRRERTRDIPIIFLTAINHGPHHTFRGYAAGAVDYISKPFDPWVLRAKVSVFVELYMKNCQLKEQAALLRLQLEGNGGSNGSGTGKDMVGDSREAAGILAELSARLAAVEEQAEALSKQLDDESADAAAVATAAHLERKLTGLRRALDALEPGASGGPTTVS; encoded by the coding sequence ATGGTGCAGAAGGCCAAGATCCTCCTGGTCGATGACCGGCCGGAGAATCTGCTGGCGCTGGAGGCCATCCTCTCCGCGCTCGATCAGACGCTGGTGCGGGCATCGTCCGGGGAGGAAGCGCTCAAAGCGCTGCTGACGGACGACTTCGCGGTCATTCTGCTGGACGTCCAGATGCCGGGAATGGACGGTTTCGAGACCGCCGCGCACATCAAGCGGCGGGAGCGGACCCGGGACATCCCGATCATCTTCCTCACCGCGATCAACCACGGACCGCACCACACCTTCCGCGGGTACGCGGCCGGCGCGGTGGACTACATCTCCAAGCCGTTCGACCCGTGGGTGCTGCGCGCGAAGGTGTCGGTCTTCGTCGAGCTCTACATGAAGAACTGCCAGCTCAAGGAGCAGGCCGCGCTGTTGCGCCTCCAGCTGGAGGGGAACGGCGGCAGCAACGGCAGCGGTACCGGCAAGGACATGGTCGGCGACAGCAGGGAGGCGGCCGGCATCCTGGCCGAGCTCTCCGCGCGGCTCGCGGCGGTCGAGGAGCAGGCCGAGGCGCTGTCCAAGCAGCTCGACGACGAGTCCGCCGACGCGGCGGCGGTGGCCACCGCCGCTCATCTGGAACGCAAGCTGACGGGGCTGCGCCGCGCCCTGGACGCGCTGGAACCCGGCGCCTCCGGCGGGCCGACGACGGTGTCGTAG
- a CDS encoding helix-turn-helix domain-containing protein has protein sequence MSIGNSPDDHPSKDALPVEDARPGEDGSGDDHEATRAADLPSIGTALRRARIDAGLTVDEISNATRVRTTIVHAIERDDFAPCGGDVYARGHLRTLARAVHLDPGPLLEQFAAEHGGRPAPTPAAPLFEAERIRPERRGPNWTAAMVAAIVAVIGFVGFTLFTGGDDDSGTQAKVAEGSTATASKPATSATPKSGKPADHKPDPTDSAIAAAPQDKVTVQVSATDGRSWISAKDHNGRTLFDGTLEKGDSHTFQDKERVDLVLGDAGAVRLHVNGKEIKDDFRPGQVQRLTYTKGDPEAG, from the coding sequence GTGTCCATCGGCAACTCCCCTGACGACCACCCCTCCAAGGACGCACTCCCGGTCGAAGACGCTCGTCCCGGCGAGGACGGTTCCGGCGACGACCACGAGGCCACCCGTGCCGCCGACCTTCCCTCGATCGGCACCGCCCTGCGCAGGGCACGCATCGACGCCGGTCTGACCGTCGACGAGATAAGCAACGCCACCCGCGTCCGCACCACCATCGTGCACGCGATCGAACGGGACGACTTCGCGCCCTGCGGCGGCGACGTCTACGCCCGCGGGCACCTGCGCACCCTGGCGCGCGCCGTCCACCTCGATCCCGGACCGCTGCTCGAACAGTTCGCCGCCGAGCACGGCGGACGCCCCGCCCCGACCCCGGCCGCCCCTCTCTTCGAGGCCGAGCGGATCCGTCCGGAGCGGCGCGGGCCCAACTGGACCGCCGCCATGGTCGCCGCGATCGTCGCGGTGATCGGCTTCGTCGGATTCACGCTGTTCACCGGCGGTGACGACGACAGCGGCACCCAGGCCAAGGTCGCCGAGGGCTCCACCGCCACCGCGAGCAAGCCCGCCACGTCCGCCACGCCCAAGTCCGGCAAACCCGCCGACCACAAGCCCGACCCCACGGACAGCGCCATCGCGGCGGCCCCGCAGGACAAGGTGACCGTCCAGGTGAGCGCCACCGACGGCCGCAGCTGGATCTCGGCCAAGGACCACAACGGCCGCACTCTGTTCGACGGCACCCTGGAGAAGGGCGACTCCCACACCTTCCAGGACAAGGAGCGGGTCGACCTCGTCCTCGGCGACGCCGGCGCGGTGCGGCTGCACGTCAACGGCAAGGAGATCAAGGACGACTTCCGGCCCGGCCAGGTCCAGCGGCTGACGTACACCAAGGGCGACCCCGAGGCCGGATGA
- the rimO gene encoding 30S ribosomal protein S12 methylthiotransferase RimO → MPERRTVALVTLGCARNEVDSEELAGRLEADGWQLVEDAEDADVAVVNTCGFVDAAKKDSVDALLEANDLKDHGRTKAVVAVGCMAERYGKELAEALPEADGVLGFDDYADISDRLRTILSGGIHAAHTPRDRRKLLPISPAERQEAGAAVALPGHGPVDLPEGLAPASGPRSPLRRRLGGAPVASVKLASGCDRRCSFCAIPSFRGSFISRRPSDVLNETRWLAEQGVKEVMLVSENNTSYGKDLGDIRLLESLLPELAEVDGIERVRVSYLQPAEMRPGLIDVLTATPKVAPYFDLSFQHSAPGVLRAMRRFGDTDRFLELLDTIRSKAPEAGVRSNFIVGFPGESEGDLAELERFLNGARLDAIGVFGYSDEDGTEAATYENKLDADTVAERLDRVSRLAEELSAQRADERVGSTVHVLVESVDEEGVYGRAAHQAPETDGQVRLTSGEGVGVGRMVEAKVVGAEGVDLVAEPLPGSPGCTEEAGR, encoded by the coding sequence ATGCCTGAACGCCGTACCGTCGCACTCGTCACACTCGGCTGCGCCCGTAACGAGGTGGACTCGGAGGAGCTCGCAGGCCGTTTGGAGGCGGACGGCTGGCAGCTCGTAGAGGACGCCGAGGACGCGGACGTCGCCGTCGTCAACACCTGCGGATTCGTCGACGCCGCCAAGAAGGACTCCGTCGACGCCCTCCTGGAGGCCAACGACCTCAAGGACCACGGCAGAACCAAGGCCGTCGTGGCGGTGGGCTGCATGGCCGAGCGGTACGGCAAGGAACTCGCCGAGGCCCTGCCCGAGGCCGACGGCGTCCTCGGCTTCGACGACTACGCGGACATCTCCGACCGCCTGCGGACCATCCTCTCCGGCGGCATCCACGCCGCGCACACCCCCCGCGACCGGCGCAAGCTGCTGCCGATCAGCCCCGCCGAGCGCCAGGAGGCCGGCGCCGCCGTCGCGCTCCCCGGGCACGGCCCCGTCGACCTCCCCGAAGGCCTCGCCCCGGCCTCCGGTCCGCGCTCTCCGCTGCGCCGTCGGCTGGGCGGCGCGCCGGTCGCCTCCGTGAAGCTCGCCTCCGGCTGTGACCGCCGCTGCTCCTTCTGCGCCATCCCCTCCTTCCGCGGCTCCTTCATCTCCCGCCGCCCCAGCGACGTGCTGAACGAGACGCGCTGGCTGGCCGAGCAGGGCGTCAAGGAGGTCATGCTCGTCTCCGAGAACAACACCTCCTACGGCAAGGACCTCGGCGACATCCGGCTGCTGGAGTCCCTGCTGCCCGAGCTCGCCGAGGTCGACGGCATCGAGCGGGTGCGCGTCAGCTACCTCCAGCCCGCCGAGATGCGCCCCGGCCTGATCGACGTACTGACCGCCACCCCCAAGGTCGCGCCCTACTTCGACCTCTCCTTCCAGCACTCGGCGCCCGGCGTGCTGCGTGCGATGCGGCGCTTCGGCGACACCGACCGCTTCCTGGAACTGCTCGACACCATCAGGAGCAAGGCCCCCGAGGCCGGCGTGCGCTCCAACTTCATCGTGGGCTTCCCCGGCGAGTCCGAGGGCGACCTCGCCGAACTGGAGAGATTCCTGAACGGCGCGCGGCTGGATGCCATCGGCGTCTTCGGGTACTCCGACGAGGACGGCACGGAAGCGGCGACGTACGAGAACAAGCTCGACGCGGACACCGTGGCCGAGCGGCTGGACCGGGTCTCCCGGCTCGCGGAGGAACTGTCCGCGCAGCGTGCCGACGAGCGTGTCGGTTCGACGGTGCACGTGCTGGTGGAGTCCGTCGACGAGGAGGGCGTGTACGGCCGCGCCGCGCACCAGGCGCCCGAGACGGACGGTCAGGTGCGGCTGACGAGCGGCGAGGGTGTCGGCGTCGGCCGTATGGTCGAGGCGAAGGTGGTCGGGGCCGAGGGCGTCGATCTGGTGGCCGAGCCGCTCCCGGGCTCCCCGGGATGTACAGAGGAGGCGGGCAGATGA
- the pgsA gene encoding CDP-diacylglycerol--glycerol-3-phosphate 3-phosphatidyltransferase gives MTGIPASAAGGPSGARRTAPAAQTPGATAADVARGSARDSGADEGATAGQNGTAPREGARAVRGGKIGAAAVDQASVWNVANLLTMVRLLLVPGFVALMLGNGGHDPAWRSFAWAAFAVAMITDLFDGHLARTYDLVTDFGKIADPIADKAIMGAALICLSALDDLPWWVTVVILGRELGITLLRFLVIRYGVIPASRGGKLKTLTQGVAVGMYVLALTGWLASLRFWVMAAAVVLTVATGLDYVRQAIVLRRRGIAERRAALEEAQR, from the coding sequence ATGACCGGAATCCCGGCATCCGCGGCGGGCGGCCCTTCCGGCGCCCGCAGGACGGCTCCCGCGGCGCAGACCCCCGGAGCCACTGCGGCGGATGTCGCGCGCGGGAGCGCGCGGGACTCCGGTGCCGATGAGGGGGCCACGGCCGGGCAGAACGGGACCGCACCGCGTGAGGGTGCGCGGGCGGTACGGGGCGGGAAGATCGGGGCCGCGGCGGTCGACCAGGCCAGCGTCTGGAACGTGGCCAACCTGCTCACCATGGTCCGCCTGCTCCTCGTGCCGGGCTTCGTCGCGCTGATGCTCGGCAACGGCGGCCACGACCCGGCCTGGCGCTCGTTCGCCTGGGCGGCGTTCGCCGTCGCCATGATCACCGACCTCTTCGACGGTCACCTCGCCCGCACCTACGACCTGGTCACCGACTTCGGCAAGATCGCCGACCCCATCGCGGACAAGGCGATCATGGGGGCGGCGCTGATCTGCCTGTCCGCCCTCGACGACCTGCCCTGGTGGGTGACGGTCGTCATCCTCGGCCGCGAACTCGGCATCACGCTGCTGCGGTTCCTCGTCATCCGCTACGGCGTCATCCCGGCGAGCCGCGGCGGCAAACTCAAGACGCTCACCCAGGGCGTGGCCGTCGGCATGTACGTCCTGGCGCTCACCGGATGGCTCGCCTCCCTGCGGTTCTGGGTGATGGCCGCGGCGGTCGTCCTGACGGTGGCGACCGGGCTCGACTATGTGAGACAGGCCATTGTGCTGCGGCGCCGGGGAATCGCCGAGCGCCGGGCCGCGTTGGAAGAGGCACAGAGGTGA
- a CDS encoding CinA family protein: protein MTSGAAEVLRLLTVRGETLAVAESLTGGLAAADIASVPGASKAFRGSVTAYATDVKRDVLGVEGTLLAERGAVDPQVAAQMAAGVRRLLGADWGIATTGVAGPEPQDGQPVGTVFVAVDGPFETVFGEPGGEKVVSLRLNGDRTEIRMESVRSVLALLLEELAGERTGNERARNTERNGGT, encoded by the coding sequence GTGACGTCCGGGGCCGCCGAAGTGCTGCGACTACTCACCGTGAGGGGCGAGACCCTCGCCGTCGCGGAGTCGCTGACCGGCGGTCTGGCGGCCGCGGACATCGCGTCCGTGCCGGGGGCCTCCAAGGCCTTCCGGGGGTCTGTCACCGCGTACGCCACCGATGTGAAGCGGGACGTCCTCGGCGTGGAGGGCACTCTGCTGGCCGAACGCGGCGCGGTGGATCCGCAGGTCGCGGCCCAGATGGCGGCCGGCGTACGCAGACTGCTCGGCGCCGACTGGGGAATCGCGACGACCGGCGTGGCCGGCCCGGAACCCCAGGACGGACAACCGGTCGGCACGGTCTTCGTGGCCGTCGACGGCCCCTTCGAGACTGTTTTCGGAGAACCTGGTGGCGAGAAAGTGGTGTCGCTGCGGTTGAACGGCGACCGTACGGAAATTCGTATGGAGAGTGTACGGAGCGTACTCGCACTCCTCCTGGAGGAGCTGGCGGGCGAACGGACCGGTAACGAGCGGGCACGGAATACGGAACGGAACGGGGGGACTTGA
- a CDS encoding helix-turn-helix domain-containing protein, with protein MILLRRLLGDVLRRQRQRQGRTLREVSSSARVSLGYLSEVERGQKEASSELLSAICDALDVRMSELMREVSDELALAELAASAAVTEPVPAPVRRPMLNSVSVAGVPPERVTIKAPSEAVDVVAA; from the coding sequence ATGATTCTGCTCCGTCGCCTACTGGGTGACGTGCTGCGTCGGCAGCGCCAGCGCCAGGGCCGTACTCTGCGCGAAGTCTCCTCCTCCGCCCGAGTCTCGCTCGGTTATCTCTCCGAGGTGGAGCGGGGGCAGAAGGAGGCTTCCTCCGAACTGCTCTCCGCGATCTGCGACGCGTTGGACGTACGGATGTCCGAGTTGATGCGCGAGGTGAGTGACGAACTCGCGCTCGCGGAGCTGGCGGCGTCGGCCGCGGTCACCGAACCGGTGCCCGCTCCGGTGCGTCGTCCCATGCTCAATTCCGTGTCCGTCGCCGGCGTCCCGCCGGAACGGGTCACGATCAAGGCACCCAGCGAAGCGGTGGATGTGGTCGCCGCCTGA